The Cucurbita pepo subsp. pepo cultivar mu-cu-16 chromosome LG08, ASM280686v2, whole genome shotgun sequence genome contains a region encoding:
- the LOC111800653 gene encoding uncharacterized protein LOC111800653 isoform X3, with product MDYDDNDFQSQNLHLAGEGSAKFPPVLRQYALPKFDFDDPLQGHVRFDSLVEAEVFLGIENNEDNQWIEDYSRGSSGIGISSCAAESCSILRRKNVWSEATSSESVEMLLKSVGQEDINLAPTVTGKSNACEKLDYLTNPMDPTLKDDGSSFSEVGDVQPTLLPDISLEELHVNEDIRGEQQQPQMDDPTEFQGIQTVDGSLDEDDPGVSHELDDIPASEGSPVIEENSKLTCPSTPGTFAAISLEDKGQDDFTASGKHINNLVTFTQAGSGKLSNQNIEQQIKDLCKNPVNTHIENIEQDSHDFSKEDHPLLSPTVAVERLIVDSTTANFQSHASMTLKGDCEFHSGSGEFTSGVPAETDNFDDKVLCNNLEIGNPSEENMHEVLPTVVEGDARTEACAGEGENIDAEVCAFQGPKVHSVGQMANTQEILIEEQQCFPLDIEIQNSKSESSASAIDESNSSKVDKSISGHIRDIPDNFSKETQGIVSSRDVCECTLPSDNFPTTGAESTHLCEENKPCQPVDSHAEHASVSDMEERRLSSDSISVNDKTTESPVTDKRIVSPSFQQSGVESETIDTKLESSVNAGEESVAVSVSTSDHTSEAVCAISVSGLEDANVRPCGILQGDSLPLVEALTDRKDADDKEYLLQPNVVEFTQPDRKEESVVILPAEGSSLLDTSQPVAEFHPLSQADKSACVTAGQGLDESVDQSISKNLNTDGCNTESQPIPQVDVANNLIQDCGQEMDIDPAFLKTTAKACGGVKKSGETFDTHQEDQENTKVLSESVGKNCQKAIAANTDNAAGLKEGSLCSATFPQPHEQTTVMESDNCTDTDKHPNLPDVVKTTVASCDPDEKDSNNGPLSKNVEAPEANGTVVGNASSGSQLPKGNGASESETVLTFVSSSSVDLPKNYSDIAVAPAANASLVVAGPQSSSGLSKLDVKNAQEISHRSPQVSEVKVARGRSKGTSERKNRRVSAKGSGKESSAKGSHMRKSEKLEQSKSTPMRNPGIFQLAQSNEIQHHGHVESSGAKPFVFIGASASSIPDLNNSLKNSASPSQMFLQPFTDLQQVQLRAQIFVYGALIQGTAPDEAYMLAAFGGHDGRTNLWENAWRMCVDRLHGKKTQPINPETPLQSQSGRSTEKGNKQSTLQSKAVSPPVSRVSSKNTSTVLNPIIPLSSPLWNISTPSSTLQPSIMPRSPVIDYQQALSPLHPYQTPPVRNFIGHNLSWFSQTPLHSTWVATQTSTPDSGAQFSGLPNTEPVLLTPVKESSMPQSSTVKPSGSMVHGGTTCNALTGASPLLELKKVSVTTGQNLTESKTRKRKKITVSEDPGLITMQVQPHLKPVSAVVTTTISTLATSPSVYLKAPSENLILSASSLCPPTHPKNAGQDLRGKTMFSEETLGKVAEAKQVAEDAALFASEAVKHSAELWSQLDRQKNSELVSAVEAKLASAAVAIAAAASVAKAAAAAANVALNAARQAKLMADQALTSSSHEVSCHSNEVPVHGSAVGVGKATPASILRGEDGGNSSSSIIVAAREAARKRVEAASAASKHAENVDAIVKAAELAAAAVSQAGKLVAMSDPLPLGKLVEAGPEGYWKVPQVSSEMVMRSDDVNGGYSNSAIKHPREGLSGKNEIQASVNVTSLIPGDISMGSVENHPRLVEGIPSSVPPRENDLRGDKDQNASGLTKTIGVVPESEVGERSSQNECEKPKDLRQSSIKEGSHVEVFKDGNGLKASWFTANVLSVKEGKAYVSYTELQPEQGSGQLKEWVALDGQGGMAPRIRISRPMTSLPSEGTRKRRRAVAGDYIWSVGDKVDAWMQNSWHEGVVAEKDAKDETTYTVCFPARGETSTIKVWNLRPTLIWKDGEWLELSGSYVNDYSHEEKRMKLGSPAAEVKRKDKMPTIVEDVESVKPADSSLPSLAANEKIFNVGRHTQTENKSNPLKTGRTGMQKGTSRVVIGVPRPGKKRKFMEVSKHYDAGARTTEANDSAKLAKNLLPQGSTSKGSKRTSKYETKEKHANDAKPMGVKSGKQPSLSEEAVITKDPGSQNEGASGKNDQMDVPSFCSIEEAPEGSVLFPPAHAPKKASSFHSKPERANKGKLAPAAAKLAKIEEEKVFIGNSNKPNSNVIEPRRSNRRIQPTSRLLEGLQSSLTISKIPFISHDKGQRSQSRNASRGNKI from the exons ATGGATTATGATGACAATGACTTTCAAAGCCAGAATCTTCATTTAGCTGGTGAAGGAAGTGCCAAATTTCCTCCTGTTCTTCGGCAATATGCTCTCccaaagtttgattttgacgACCCCCTTCAGGGGCATGTAAGATTTGATAGTTTGGTTGAAGCTGAGGTGTTCTTGGGTATTGAGAATAACGAAGATAATCAGTGGATTGAAGATTATTCTCGTGGAAGTAGTGGGATAGGGATTAGTTCTTGTGCAGCAGAATCTTGTTCTATATTGAGACGGAAAAATGTTTGGTCGGAGGCCACTTCCTCTGAATCTGTTGAAATGTtattgaaatctgttgggcaGGAAGATATCAATCTCGCACCAACGGTTACTGGGAAGTCAAATGCTTGTGAGAAATTGGACTACCTAACAAACCCAATGGACCCTACTTTAAAAGATGACGGTAGTAGTTTTTCTGAAGTAGGCGATGTACAGCCTACGCTACTACCAGATATAAGTCTTGAGGAATTGCATGTTAATGAGGACATAAGAGGGGAGCAACAACAGCCTCAAATGGACGACCCTACTGAATTTCAAGGGATTCAAACTGTTGATGGAAGTTTGGATGAGGATGATCCCGGTGTTTCCCATGAACTTGATGACATTCCAGCAAGTGAGGGAAGTCCAGTTATTGAAGAAAACAGTAAGCTAACATGTCCAAGTACGCCTGGTACTTTTGCTGCCATATCATTGGAAGATAAAGGGCAAGATGATTTTACCGCTTCAGGAAagcatataaataatttggttACTTTCACGCAAGCAGGCAGTGGAAAGTTGAGCAATCAGAATATTGAACAGCAAATAAAAGATTTATGCAAGAATCCTGTTAACACacatattgaaaatattgaacAAGATTCACATGATTTTAGTAAAGAAGACCACCCTCTTTTATCACCTACAGTTGCAGTAGAAAGATTGATTGTGGATTCTACTACTGCGAATTTTCAGTCCCATGCAAGTATGACCTTGAAGGGAGATTGTGAGTTCCATTCAGGTAGTGGAGAGTTTACATCTGGAGTTCCTGCTGAAACTGACAATTTTGATGATAAGGTCTTGTGTAACAATTTGGAGATCGGGAATCCGTCCGAAGAAAACATGCATGAGGTATTACCTACAGTTGTTGAAGGCGATGCTAGAACGGAGGCTTGTGCAGGTGAGGGGGAAAACATTGATGCTGAAGTTTGTGCCTTTCAAGGGCCTAAAGTTCATTCAGTTGGGCAGATGGCTAATACACAGGAAATACTTATTGAAGAGCAGCAATGTTTTCCCTTGGACATAGAGATACAGAATAGTAAGTCTGAGTCTTCTGCATCTGCCATAGATGAAAGTAATTCCTCTAAGGTCGACAAAAGCATCAGTGGTCATATCAGAGATATTCCTGATAATTTTTCAAAGGAAACACAAGGTATTGTTAGTTCTAGAGATGTTTGTGAGTGCACTCTTCCCTCAGACAACTTTCCTACCACGGGGGCTGAATCAACACACTTATGCGAGGAAAATAAACCGTGCCAGCCAGTTGATAGCCATGCTGAACATGCTTCTGTCAGTGACATGGAAGAAAGGCGGTTATCTTCTGATTCTATTAGTGTGAATGACAAGACTACTGAGTCTCCTGTCACAGATAAGAGAATTGTATCCCCGTCTTTTCAACAGAGTGGTGTCGAAAGTGAGACGATAGATACAAAATTGGAGTCCAGTGTTAATGCTGGTGAGGAATCAG TTGCAGTGTCAGTTTCTACCTCTGACCACACATCTGAGGCAGTATGTGCTATATCAGTTTCTGGCTTAGAGGATGCCAATGTGAGACCATGTGGCATATTACAGGGCGACTCCTTACCCTTAGTTGAAGCTTTGACAGACAGAAAAGATGCTGATGACAAAGAGTATCTATTGCAACCTAATGTAGTGGAGTTTACTCAACCAgatagaaaagaagaaagtgtTGTGATACTTCCTGCTGAAGGAAGTTCTCTGTTGGATACTTCTCAACCTGTGGCGGAGTTTCATCCTCTTTCTCAAGCTGACAAATCTGCTTGTGTTACTGCTGGCCAGGGATTAGATGAAAGTGTTGATCAATCtatttcaaagaatttgaATACAGATGGCTGCAACACAGAGAGCCAACCTATTCCTCAAGTAGACGTTGCCAATAATCTTATCCAGGACTGCGGACAGGAAATGGACATTGATCCAGCTTTTTTGAAGACAACTGCAAAAGCATGTGGTGGTGTTAAAAAGTCAG GAGAAACATTTGATACTCATCAGGAAGATCAGGAAAATACTAAAGTTTTATCGGAATCTGTGGGAAAAAATTGTCAGAAAGCTATTGCAGCGAACACCGACA ATGCTGCTGGCTTAAAGGAAGGTTCATTATGTTCAGCTACTTTTCCTCAACCTCATGAACAGACGACTGTGATGGAGAGTGATAATTGTACTGATACTGATAAACATCCTAATTTACCTGATGTTGTCAAAACTACTGTGGCTTCTTGTGATCCAGATGAAAAGGATTCAAATAATGGGCCATTAAGTAAGAATGTTGAAGCTCCAGAGGCCAATGGTACGGTGGTTGGCAATGCATCGTCTGGTTCCCAGTTGCCCAAAGGAAACGGTGCCTCCGAAAGTGAGACAGTTCTTACCTTTGTGTCCAGTTCATCGGTAGATCTGCCAAAAAATTATTCTGATATTGCAGTTGCACCAGCAGCCAATGCTTCTTTG GTTGTGGCGGGACCTCAATCATCTTCTGGCCTATCCAAATTGGACGTCAAGAATGCTCAGGAAATTTCGCATAGGAGCCCTCAGGTGTCTGAGGTAAAAGTTGCACGTGGTCGTTCCAAGGGCACTTCTGAGCGTAAAAATAGGCGTGTTTCTGCCAAAGGATCAGGGAAAGAGTCATCTGCAAAGGGTAGTCACATGAGGAAATCAGAGAAACTAGAGCAATCTAAAAGTACGCCCATGCGCAATCCTGGAATTTTCCAGCTTGCACAGTCTAATGAGATACAACATCATGGGCATGTGGAGTCCAGTGGTGCTAAACCATTTGTCTTTATTGGTGCTTCAGCTTCCAGCATTCCAGACTTGAACAATTCTTTGAAGAATTCTGCTTCCCCATCTCAAATGTTTCTACAGCCTTTCACAGACTTGCAGCAAGTTCAATTGCGCGCTCAGATTTTTGTTTATGGAGCTTTGAT TCAAGGTACAGCACCAGATGAGGCATACATGCTGGCTGCATTTGGAGGACACG ATGGTAGAACAAACCTTTGGGAGAATGCCTGGCGTATGTGTGTGGACAGGCTTCATGGAAAAAAAACTCAGCCTATTAACCCAGAGACACCTTTGCAATCACAATCCG GTAGGAGTACTGAGAAAGGAAataaacaaagtacactacaAAGTAAAGCTGTATCTCCTCCAGTCAGTCGAGTTAGCAGTAAGAATACTTCAACGGTGTTAAATCCTATTATCCCTCTTTCCTCACCACTCTGGAATATTTCCACACCTTCAAGTACTTTGCAACCTAGTATTATGCCTCGAAGTCCAGTCATAGACTATCAGCAAGCACTTTCTCCATTGCATCCGTATCAGACTCCTCCTGTCAGGAACTTCATTGGTCATAATCTGTCATGGTTTTCTCAGACCCCATTACATAGTACCTGGGTTGCTACTCAGACATCGACACCTGACTCTGGTGCACAGTTTTCTGGTTTGCCAAATACTGAGCCAGTTCTCTTAACGCCAGTGAAGGAATCATCTATGCCACAATCCTCCACCGTGAAGCCCTCTGGTTCAATGGTTCACGGTGGAACTACTTGTAATGCATTAACTGGGGCATCCCCCCTGCTCGAGTTAAAAAAGGTGTCAGTAACCACCGGGCAAAATTTGACTGAATCaaaaacgagaaaaagaaagaagattacAGTTTCTGAGGATCCGGGCCTTATAACTATGCAGGTTCAACCACATTTAAAACCAGTTTCAGCTGTGGTTACAACTACAATTTCTACTCTTGCAACATCTCCATCTGTCTACCTTAAGGCACCTTCTGagaatttgattttatctGCATCTTCATTGTGTCCACCTACTCACCCAAAGAACGCCGGTCAAGATTTGAGAGGGAAAACTATGTTTTCGGAGGAAACACTTGGCAAGGTTGCGGAGGCTAAGCAAGTGGCTGAGGATGCTGCACTGTTTGCATCTGAAGCTGTTAAACACAGTGCAGAATTGTGGAGTCAATTGGACAGACAGAAAAATTCAGAATTAGTATCAGCTGTTGAAGCTAAACTAGCTTCTGCAGCTGTTGCAATAGCAGCAGCTGCTTCCGTCGCAAAGGCTGCAGCTGCTGCTGCCAATGTGGCATTAAATGCTGCACGTCAAGCAAAATTGATGGCTGATCAGGCGTTGACTTCATCTAGCCATGAAGTTTCTTGTCACAGCAATGAAGTTCCTGTTCATGGAAGTGCTGTTGGTGTAGGGAAGGCCACTCCAGCGTCCATCTTGAGGGGTGAAGATGGAGGAAATAGTTCCAGTTCTATTATTGTTGCTGCTAGGGAGGCAGCTAGAAAGAGGGTTGAAGCTGCATCAGCTGCTTCTAAGCATGCTGAAAATGTGGATGCCATTGTCAAAGCTGCCGAGCTGGCAGCAGCTGCGGTGTCACAAGCTGGAAAGTTAGTTGCCATGAGCGATCCTCTTCCCTTGGGCAAGTTAGTAGAAGCTGGTCCAGAGGGTTATTGGAAAGTCCCTCAAGTTTCATCTGAGATGGTTATGAGATCTGATGATGTTAATGGAGGATATTCCAATTCAGCAATTAAGCATCCTAGAGAGGGACTGTCAGGTAAGAATGAAATTCAGGCAAGTGTCAATGTCACTTCACTTATTCCTGGAGACATATCTATGGGTTCTGTTGAGAATCATCCCAGATTGGTCGAAGGTATCCCAAGTTCTGTACCACCTCGTGAAAATGATCTGAGAGGGGACAAGGACCAAAATGCTTCTGGCCTGACAAAAACCATTGGTGTTGTTCCAGAATCTGAGGTTGGAGAAAGATCCTCCCAGAACGAGTGTGAAAAGCCCAAGGATTTAAGACAAAGTAGCATCAAGGAAGGTTCCCATGTCGAG GTTTTTAAGGATGGAAATGGATTAAAAGCTTCTTGGTTCACAGCCAATGTGCTGAGTGTGAAGGAAGGGAAAGCTTATGTGTCCTACACTGAACTTCAACCTGAACAAG GGTCAGGTCAACTAAAGGAGTGGGTTGCTCTTGATGGTCAAGGGGGTATGGCACCAAGGATACGAATTTCTCGTCCTATGACTAGCTTGCCAAGTGAAGGAACGAGGAAGAGACGCCGAGCAGTTGCAGGGGACTACATCTGGTCAGTTGGAGACAAAGTTGATGCTTGGATGCAGAATAG CTGGCATGAAGGAGTGGTTGCTGAGAAGGACGCAAAAGATGAAACGACATATACTGTCTGCTTTCCAG CTCGAGGTGAAACGTCCACTATCAAAGTTTGGAATCTCCGGCCTACTCTCATATGGAAAGATGGGGAATGGCTTGAGTTATCCGGCTCATATGTAAATGACTATTCTCATGAG GAAAAGCGCATGAAGTTGGGCAGTCCAGCTGCAGAGGTTAAAAGGAAGGATAAAATGCCTACGATTGTGGAGGATGTAGAATCAGTGAAGCCAGCGGACTCAAGTTTGCCTTCGCTAGCagcaaatgaaaaaatatttaatgttggTAGACATACTCAAACTGAGAACAAGTCTAATCCATTAAAAACTGGTCGGACTGGTATGCAGAAGGGCACATCAAGAGTGGTTATTGGTGTTCCCAGGCctggaaaaaagagaaaatttatggAAGTGAGCAAACATTATGATGCGGGTGCTCGAACTACTGAAGCAAATGATTCCGCTAAGTTGGCCAAGAATTTGCTGCCGCAAGGATCTACCTCCAAAGGATCaaaaagaacttcaaaatATGAAACGAAGGAAAAACATGCAAATGACGCCAAGCCCATGGGTGTCAAGTCCGGAAAGCAGCCAAGTTTGTCAG AGGAAGCAGTTATCACCAAGGATCCTGGAAGCCAGAATGAGGGTGCTTCAGGGAAGAACGACCAAATGGATGTTCCTTCTTTTTGTAGCATTGAAGAAGCACCAGAGGGCTCGGTCTTATTTCCTCCAGCACATGCTCCCAAGAAAGCATCCTCATTTCACTCGAAGCCTGAACGAGCAAATAAAGGAAAACTTGCTCCTGCAGCTGCGAAATTGGCAAAAATTGAGGAAGAGAAGGTTTTCATTGGGAATTCTAACAAACCAAATTCTAATGTTATTGAGCCACGTAGATCCAACCGCCGAATTCAGCCGACCTCAAGA TTATTAGAGGGACTGCAAAGCTCATtgacaatttcaaaaattccTTTTATTTCACACGATAAAGGTCAAAGAAGCCAGAGCAGGAATGCATCTAGAG GGAATAAAATCTAA